The window cccccccccccccccccagcgcccctcccgttttgaccccccctccccccagtcacaATTAGTTCTTTCTTATAGGACTGAGATGTTACAGCAGATTATAATaggagtgatgtcacaatggtctGAAATTTGCACTCCTTATGCTACATTGAAGTGTCTGTGTCCTCAAAATTCCCTCTTACCCTGGGCCAGAATAGAAAAGTATTATTTTATCCAAAGAATAGGGATTTTACTGGTTCCAGAGAATGAGACCAACCATTCCATGTGGTTTCTTAGGTCTCATCTTCCAGGGTTTTTATAGACCGAGATTCTTTCTGGATCATGAGGACCAGATCCTTCCACAAACAATGGGTTGGTTATATTTTCttgctgctcaaagagcttacaatctagataagacaggcagacagacaaacagttaagggtaagggaataaagaggtgagataAAAGGACAGGAcaggtgagcagtggttaggagtcaaaagcagtggtgaagaggtgggctttaatagCTGATACTAAGTTTCCCACAATAAGGACTAGAGAGAATGTTTTCTATATTTCTGCACGGATCCCTCCTAGAAATCAAAGGAATCAATATTCTGCCAGTAAATTtaatgccaggtcatgtccatgctgcagcattgaattttcaggtttaTGGAGCCGGCGAAAGCGTagccagttaaggggtccttttactaaagcttagtatgcactaaggggaccttttacaaaggcgtgctaacgtttttagcatgcgctaaatgctagacatgCCCGTATATTCCTATGTAATTTACTAGTATATTGGACAGTTATATTTGTCTTGCTAGGAACCATATATGTATACACCCTTCAAGCTCACTTGGTCCTAGATATACacttatttcttatatatttgtCTCCGCCACATTCTCCCACTTTTATAATTTGTTCaattatttcaattttttttcaatttttgcctCAGTGGTGCTTATTAACCAATAATTATTTTGGGGGCAATTTATGTAGCACCAAATTCCTCATCGGCTTCTATGCAATCATTTTGATTATATTTTAAACACTTATCTTTATAGATATTCGGACTGGGGGCTCAAAACTGTCCGACATGAATGTTTCGCCTGCTAGGCTGTATCAAGGACTTTGCCtagaaaattaaacaaaaaccATCTCAATTCATTAAGCTTGAGTTGTACCTTTACGTCTCACACAAAATGACATTTTCTTATCGCTATCTATAAATCTTGTGTCtcgtatattcctatgagcatctctagcattcagagtgcgctaatcattagcaagcgctaaaaacgttagcacaccttcgtaaaaggaccccttagtgtgataGTCAACACTAACGAGCTGCAGGGTGTCACACAGAGGACTGACTTTTACGTGGTCCTACTTATGCAGTTactttggccggttaagtgcgtGAATATCAGTTCCTTATCAGCCACCTTTGAGTTAGGcgctaaccggacattttcagcagcaactAAACAGTTAAATGACGATGAACGGTTAACCCAGATCAAGGAATTTAACGAGCCAGGAGCCTTTTCTGGCTGGtgaaatcactttaaatatcgacccctatgcagtgcatttttttctagcaaaaaaggtgccggtactcaaatgctaagccacccttcaagggtggggtgaccaCTGAGAGACCCCCCCACAATAgacaggcccccctgcaaccagtcacagaatctatgacaaggcagaattggtgtgtagagcctgagctctgtcattaaaatatgaggaccatgagtcaattttagcagacaatcgaaaaggtgccagtactcagtacccccaagtaccaccTCAAAAAAACCCTGCCCCTATGTCTCTTTAGTACGATAACATGCTGTGATTTCTACATCCTATTAACTAGCCCCCGATGACTTTCCTCAGCGCATTTTTTACCTCCTTGTTTCTCAGACTGTAAATCAGGGGGTTCAGCATGGGGGTGACAGTTGTGTAAACCACCGACATGATTTTGCCCTGTCCCTGGGAGTATGTTGAGGTGGGTCTCAGGTAAATGGACAGCAGGGATAAGTAATACACAGAGATGACAGTGaggtgggaggagcaggtggagaaggctttaCGCTTCCCTTCCTTCGAGCGGATCTTCAGGATGGCTGAGATGATGTAGGTGTAAGAAGTAAGAGTCACTAGGAAGGTGGGCACCGCTGTCAACATGGCATCAACAAACAGGATGATTTCAGGACCAGATATCTCAGTGCAGGAAAGTTTTAAGAGTGGAATGAGCTCACAGAAGAAATGATCGATCTCGTGAGAGTCACAAAATGAAAGGCGGCTGACGGAAACCGTAAACGCCACAGAATTCAGGAAACCAGTGATCCAGGAAATGGCCGCCAGCACAACGCTCAGTCTCTGATTCATCATAAGTGAATAGTGCAAGGGGTGGCAGATCGACACGTAACGGTCGTAAGCCATGGTCGTAAGGAGGAAAGCCTCGCTGCTGACCGATCCCATAAAGGAAAAGAGCTGCGTCATGCAACCAGCGAAGGAAATGGTCTTATTCCCTGAGAGGAAGATCTCCAGCAGTTTTGGGGTGATGATGGTAGTACAACAGATGTCTGTGAGTGACAGGTTGCTGAGGAAAAAGTACATGGGGGTGTGCAGGCGGGGGTCAACGCAGGTCACTGTGATGATCACAAGGTTCCCCAACACTGTGATCAAGTAGATAGCCAGGAAGACCAGGAAGAGCGGAAGCTGCAAAGCAGGATTATCGGAAAGTCCCAAAATAATGAATTCTCTCTGTGTCGTCATATTTTCCACATCCATTGGATCCATCTGTCTTctcctggggggggagggagaggtaaaAATAGTAAAGAGAAATGATAGGTATATTCAGTACAGTTCAACATCAAAAAACAGTTTGAAAAATACGTTATGTGTATGTCTCTCTTTGTTATTAGGAATTTTAATCAACAAATTCCTTCTTCTCTATTAATCAAcagggaacctcaaagctcctaaTAGGGGAGATACTAAAAGTATTTATCACGCCCCTACTAAAGTCAGTACTATCATAGGTCCCGGTGAAAGGAGAACAGGCAAAAAAAACTCACGTTTACGTGAGAAAAACGAGTGGTCTGAAACACTCACTGTTTCCTTCACTAATTAAACTAATAAACAAAGTGAGACCAAAATCGCATAATCAAAAAACCGGGAAACTACCCGGAAACGTATTCACGTTTAAACTTTTATAAACTAAGGATCCTCCCCGTTATCGCTCTAATTAAGAAAGCCTCAACCTTTCCCTGCCACCTAGAGCCTGCAGTCCAAAGTCATGCTATTGTTCAAAAAATGGAAATTGCAGAAAACTTTCACTTATCCTTGATATTAGGCTCCTGGCGAAGGTCTCTCTCAACTGTCCAACTGCAAATTTAACTCCAACTGGTCCGTGGACTTGTACAAGTCGGGCTATTCCTGGTACCATCGAGGAAACGATCCTGATATACTCAATACATTCGTGACTCCATCTCGTGTCTCCCTTCTCGTGTCTCCCTTCAATAAGTGTGCCTCATTTCGCCCAGTTATTGGCTGCTTCATGAAGGGCACTGTTAAAAGTCCATGACCGGACCGGTTTTTCAAGtcccttcctgaggcagccaaTAACTGGGCGAAACGTATACACCGGAGCCCTTCCTAAATGGATTGTCCTGTTAGGAGCCTCtagactttatatatatatattcagtggtCCAATTTGAATGTCAGCCTCtataaatgtgtttatttttagttGTTCGGGGTTTAGGGGTTTCCCTCTCAGCATTACGTATGTAACATTCTCTATAGCTGAGGAGCAGTCAACACCGCTAAGACAGAGCAGCAGGTCTGAGGCAGATAGAAGGACTGTGAGGACAGGGGTTTCCTTTTCTTCATCTGGCAAACtctgatttttctttttatattaggATATTCAGCTTTAATGCAGGCTCATATTAATTCATCTAAAAAATGCAATACTCACGGTTCTCTTCGCAAACTCAACTGTGATAATAGTGTCAGTAACTCAGTACCTCTGTTCACCTCTGGTTAGGGAGGAAGGCGTCCTTCCTAAAACCTTCAAACACATGATCGGAAGGTGGATAAGGGAGATCAGGAATCCAAATCAGGAGACGTTGAGTCGCTGACTCTGGGCTCTAAGCCCTTCAAACGTGCTCCATCCTACCCCTGGTGTGTGACATCTCTGCAGATCTTCTCCATCAGTCATGATAAAATGCGCTTTACATTCCAGTGAAAAATTACATTTGCAGAAAAATCTTTCTATTCCTGGCTGGGAAGGTCTCAACTCCAAGGAAGCTCCTGAATAAGTCTAAATTATTTCTGATGAGAAGGTGCAACTCATGAAGGCATTAAAGTCATGTTACAAAATGACTGGGTTTTCTTTCTACTGGTTCTGCCTCCTCTCCACCACCAtgaaacaggtggggggagggagggagggatctcAGGGGccttaaatgttttaaaatgggACATAGGGAGAGAACAGTGTTTTTTCCAACCTGGGGAATGAAAAAgttacaattttttttctgttctgtgtttccaGGAAAGTTTTACAAGTGATTGATCCATGGGGACAATAAATTTTTCGGTCTCTCATTCTGCTGCTGCTTTCCAGTTGCAGTAGGAGAATAATCTCTTTATTACAGAAGATTTGAGAAAATCTGATCTGTGCTTCAATTGCTCTGATCAATGGTCAGCAATCGGGAGGTGGTTGGGGGGTTATTATAACCATTTAAAAGTATCATACGTGAGCACAGAAGTTTGCAGAATTATCCACCTGAAGCACCGATTCACTCTGTTGTCACATCCTGTTGTAGGTTTGCTCTGTATTCTCAGATCTCCAAATCCTGGTTCTTTACAAACAGGTTTTCTGTCATCAAAATTAACTTTACAGATCGAAATAGTGAATGAATTACTTCACAGTTACAAGTAGCAGAGAACAGAAAGCAGCTACATGGAGGTGAATTTTCACAAGATGTCTCAAGTTTAGTTCATGAGATAACCAGAGGAATTTTCCCTTTTAACAAAATCCCTCCCCTCATCCTGCCCCAGCCAGAGAATAATTTAGCCTGGTGAAACGGAGTTCCAGCTGGATGTGTTCCTGGGGCAGGTTTTTCATCAGAGCAGCATTTTCGAACTTGAATCATctcaagttccactagtatttttaaaaaaaagcattttcagACATAAAGCTTCTTCCAAAATAGAAAAATCCAAAAAGTGTTTTCTTCTCAAtacatccaaattggtatgttTGAAACCTATTCTGCAGACGTTTCTCTATGCCATTCATCTCAAGGAAGCATGTCGGGGCATTTCAGGGGCTGGCTTAGgccgttcctaacacttggacattttatagccataatggaacaaaaatgtctagggcaaaaattcaatgttttgatctagacctgttttcagaacaaatatgGTACAAACTGGActataggagtagcctagtggttagtgtagaggacattgatcctggggaactgggtttgaatctcactgcagctccttgcgaccttgagtaagtcacttaatcctccattgctccaggtacaaataaggacctgtatatactatgtaaaccgcttcaattgtgaccacagaaaggcagtgtatcaagtcccattaacaagattccaggcacaacgtcaaagagtaacaacattccaagtagaagcccaaagaatagcaagattccggaatcccaaagagtaaggagtggaggagtagcctagtggttagtgcagtggactttgatcctgaggaactgggttcaattcccactgcagctccttgtgactctgggcaagtcacttaaccctccattgccccaggtacaaataagtacctgtatatacgacGTAAACCATTTTgggactgtaaccacagaaaggcggtatatcaagtcccaatcccttactaaaaggtgcccaaaatgaccaacggagggaatcaggtatgacccccctccctccctcccccagtggtcactgacccctttcccactctcccaaagatgtgaagaaAACTAGTACTCGCCAGCCTCATATGTTctgctcaggtccattagagcagcatgcaggtccctggagtagagtAATGTAgtgctgggtgcagtgcactgcagacaggtagacccaggcccatacgtccccctacctattacacttgtcaTAGAAATGTGAGACCTCtaaaaactcatcagaaacccactaaACCCACATATGGGTGCCCCCTATTGTAATGTGTCTACAGTTAgagtagtgggtttttttggaggggggggggctcagcagacaagataagggagcaaaggtgagatgtgtacctgggagcatttatataaagtccacagcagtggACCCCAGGATGCgccattgctgtcctgggatgtctgagggaccagtctgCGAAAATgttgcccctcccacatcccaatggcttgattttctgtttttcacttgtatattttttttaatggtctaaaaagataaacacagagCAGAAAAACCTTACTACAAatggtattttcagaaaaaataaagatagatgttttgcctttttcgaaaatgggtatatttgctattcggattctggatgttttgatcgaaacgtccaaagtcagagtTAGACATcttatcgaaaatgtccctctatgtgcagcataaacatccattttagaaaagtaAACGTCTACAATATCATCAGGTCAAAATGGACACAGAAATATATCTGTGTAGcatataaacatttatgttccGAGAATAGCAAAACAAGCATTTATGTGTctgaacataaacatttatgtttctgAAATAACTAAGATAAATGTTCATTTTTCCTGAAGTTAACAGAGAGTCCAGAATCCCTTGCTTTTTCAGCGGGGACATCAAGCACTCGGAGATTAACAGAACAACCTCCCCTAATGTCTGTAGTGGAGCACTTTTCGGAAACTTAGATGTTCCCAATAGCAGCACAAATGGTCATTGGGCTGGAAGGGCTTCCCTACGGGCAAAGGCTGAAAACCTTAAGCAATCGATGCCTAGATTACCCCTTATTAGGAGAGCTTCTTTTCATTTTCGTctcatgtggaggagtagcctaagggtCACAGCAGTGGACCACCAACTAGGGACGCCtgtttcaaatcctgctgctgttgctcATTTTGATCATGGGACAAGTCActaaaccttccattgcctcaagtaaaaACTTAGGACCCCTTCGcgtacactaaatgctaagaagcccaaagGTATcaaatgggcatcttagcatttaactCCATTAGCACACGTTAAGCGTTAGTAAGAGAGTCCcttaaactgtgagccctccaaggacagggaaatacctagtatccccgaatataactcaccttaagctactgcttaagctactactgaaaaaggtgtgagcgaaaTCCAACTAATTAAAACTTAATAGACACTCGAGTGTTCCCAATACACAGGAAAAACCAAAAGGCCGGAATCTCCCCATCAGGAAAAAAAACTGAATTTAAAACAAAGATCCCTTCAGGCCCTCTCCCAAACACCCGGCCCCTTTCTCCATTCAGGGGCAGTATCAGCTGGCTCTTGGAACATCAATGCCAGATTCCTAAATATTCCAAGATATTGCCTGACCTCTGTCAGCACTATGTGGACAGATAACCGTGTGGGGTGAGAGGCAGGCTATCCAGGGGGATCAGGAGTTGAGGGTAGAAAAAGGGCTGGGAGGGTCTTTAgctgcttacataagtacataagtattgccatactgggaaagaccaaaggtccatcaagcccagcatcctgtttccaacagtggccaatccagatcacaaatacctggcaagatcccaaaatacaaaacattttatattgcttatcccagaaatagtggattttcccaagtccatttaataacgatgtatggacttttcctttaggaagccatccaaaccttttttaaactccgctaagcttaaGGGTTTTCTGTTTATTGAAAAAAATGCATGTATTTTTCAATTTAAAACATTTAATTTAATTGaagttaaacatttttttattttcagaacaAAAGGAATCAAAGCAGGTAATGTGTTTCTAGATTTCCTATTTTGCTTTTATTAAAGGAATGTCCCTTTATACAGCTCATCTTTCCATCAGCTACCTTCCGATAACTTTCCTCAGTGCGTTTTTCACATCCTTGTTCCTCAGGCTGTAAATCAGGGGGTTCAGCATGGGGGTGACCGTCGTGTAGACCACAGACAGAATTTTCCCCTGCTGCAGGGAATAAGTGGAGTTGGGCCTCAGGTACACACAGAAAATTGACAAATAGAACACAGAGATGACGGTGAGatgggaggagcaggtggagaaggctttgCGCTTCCCCTCCGCAGAGCGGATCCTCAGGATGGCTGAGATGATGAAGGTGTAGGATGTAAGCGTCACCAGAGAGGCAGGCACTGAGGTTAATGCGGCTGCGATGAATAACACTGTTTCAGCGCTGGCTGTGTCAGTACAGGAAAGCTTTAGCAGTGGCATGAGTTCACAAAAGATATGATTAATCTCGTTAGAAGCACAGAATGACAGGCAGATGACGGAAACCATGATTGTCACAGAAGTTAGGAAGCCACCGGTCCAGGAAGCGGCTGCCAGCAAGACGTAAACTTTCTGATTCATGATGAGCAGATAGTGCAGGGGGTGGCAGACGGCCACATAACGATCATAAGCCATGGCAGTGAGGAGGAAGCATTCGGTGCAAGCAAACCCCATGAAGAAAAACAGCTGCATAATGCACCCAGAGTAGGAAATGGTCTTCTCCCCTGCAAGGAAAATCACCAGCAGTTTCGGCACGATGTTGGAGGTGCAGCAGATGTCTGTGAATGACAGGTGACTGAGAAAGAAGTACATGGGGGTGTGCAGACGGGGGTCGATGCAGGTCGCTATCACAATTGCCAGGTTCCCCAGCAGGGTAATCAGGTAGATAAGCAGGAAGATCAGAAACAGTGGAACCTGCAAATCCGGATTATCCGAAAGTCCCAGAATGATGAATTCTGTCACAGCTGTTATGTTTTCTACATCTCCAGGATCCTTCGTTCTCATTCTGAAGGTAATAATGCAAAACTAGACGTGGTGTATGTTAAATACAGGTGTCACTGGAGTTGCTGCTATACGTGGCCAGCAGTGAAAGTCGCTGATCTGCATTTCATTAAACTCGTTGGCTGTTCACTGCATTGGGAAGAGATTGTCCATACTAAGGGTTAGATTACCAAAAGTCTCATCCTAGTCTGTGCTGCAGGGAAACGATCTGAAAATTGAGGCTAAATCCTGAAATAAATTGAAACCCAATCATGTGATTAGAGACGATGCCTTGAatggggacaattttcaaataggCTGATTTTATGGCTTATTTAGCTTATTATACCACCATGTCATGAATACACAACCATACAATTTACAAcgcagtacagtctcgattatctggcCTTCAATGAtccaaccatccagcatatccaacGGACCCACCTGGTGACGACATCGCGTTGCCGTTAAGAAGTGTGCTAGTTCTTTTCCTGTTTTCCGGCTTCACACGCTGCTGGTTAGAGGtcataaacaatatttttaagacagataccctatgcctgttcttcATGCATTAAGTTTGTTTTCAGAACATTTTTTAAGGGATTATCTGACCAACGAGCTGGTCCCGTTTATGTcaaataatcgagactgtactaaaAATGATAAAGATAAATGGGAACTCCATTGCAAACTGAAGTTAAAaggatattaaaaacaaaaaggcataAAAAACCATTCCAGCAGATCGTCATGACACCCGCCAAAAGGTGCATTGGGAGTATCTTTAGTTTGGGAAATCGGGAGCCTGGACTCCCAAAGTTAAACTGGCTtccctaaatttaggagcctaaagaGTGGGTGACTATGGGGGACAAGTttggagaagggaaaggaaaaggatgggatttgatatattgcctttctctggttacaatcaaagcagttacaggtacttattttgtaccagggcagcggagagttaagtgacttgcccagagtcacaaggacctgcaatgggaattgaaccccccTGGGTCACCGGCTGCTCCACTGACCATTAGGCTCCCCATAATTGAGGTGCTTAGCATTGCTTTTCAGcacatagagggggggggggtaaattcatAACGAGGTCCCTCGTTCAAGGCAGCCAAACAGCATCTCTCCAGCCGATTTGATAAAGAAATGTAGTTGCCTACTTTTATTTACATAATTGTGGTATAAAGTGGCCCAAAATACACCTTAATTTAAGCACAATCACTTACCTCTGTCCTAACGACTGCAGCTATGTATTACAAGTATGCAGATAAGATAATATTTTATAATCAATGCACATACATGCGTGTTCTGCCCACACTGTCCCCAGACTCTGCCCCTGTGCTCACCACAATGAAAGTATGACCTTTGCTTGGAAACCCCACAAAGAGTCACATCCAGTGTAGAAGTAAAGGTGAACTCCTGGAGGTTTCATTTCTATCAAAGATGTAGTGTTTTTATTGATTGTGAACTTTCTATCGCACCCCAAATCCCCTCTCTTGTGAGGAAATCATTTTTTAATTTAAGGAGCTTCACCCCCTCAGGTCATCTGGAGACATATGTGCTTTACAATTCATGCCCTTGTTTTGAATAGACTTTGATTACTGGAACTTTTGTCTTGCAGATGTTCCCTCAGTTAATTTGCATTGACTCCAACCTCTTTGGAAAACCCACTGTTAAATTTTTATACAGTGCTAAAAGTTCTTGACCTTGTTACAGCTCTCCTGGAGGAACAGCTAAAATCCTGTTTCTGGCGCTTTTCACACTCCAGCCGCTAAcacccccctctgccccccccccccccccccccccccccccgggttttcagcactatttaaacGGTCAGGAACGTCTGCTGACaggttaaatagtgttttagcacctaaccagcaatattcagcatgagatgaccagttatctcctgctgaatgtcCAAAGTTACTAGTTACCACTAACCAACTATCgcatgacatagccggttaggcgCATAACTAGCAGcttatctttgactgctaaaaagttaacattTAGCACTGAATACTGGCATAACTGGTgaactttttagtggttaaaaatggatattcaatgccactcaccagaaacagcacagaatatccaggtttaacaccgGCGGCACTGCCCACCGCTGGTTAAATATCGGGCCATATGAATCCAATTTATGTAGACTCTCTTCCCATTCCCTACACCCCTGCGCATGCCTTTAAATCTTCTCAATGTAACTTCCTCTCTGTTCATCCTTTTAGGGTGCTAGGGTTTGATTTCTTATGCCAGGCTGCCGTTCTTGGACAGATCCTTTGCTCTGAAATTCCTTACGTGAAGGGCACTCTTCCACTACTTTCAAACCCGGTCTTAAAAACTGGTTATTTGAATTCTCTTCCTCTGCTCATTGATTAGTCCTTCTGGCCTGTGCTGTTACTGGACTGTGGGTTTCCTCTGCGCTGAAGCTACCTTTTAACACTGGGGCAAAATGACCAAATTTTGTAAATCAGCAATAATGGTCTTGCTCTAATTTTTCTACTAATGTTCAGCCATTAGTGCATCAGCCCTTAACTGCACCtttttttctaggcagtaaggggtcATGCATGAATGAGTTACCACATGGCAATGCCCATGTGCTAACCCATTAGCACTGAAcacgcccactctccgcccccaaaAATGCCCCCAGcgtaaaattattttttgcccatgggtagagttaccatatggctccagaaagcaatggaagtaaaacccggactgaCTCAATCTGTCCTCGCTTTTTTGGagccgtatggtaaccctacgcatGGGGAAGCGTGTGTATGTGCCAAAACCACCGCAGGATGTCTCAGCATGACCTTCGGTAGGCGTtcttaacctgcggtaagcatgcattagaataatAACCCTTTAGTGACTTTGAACCACAAAACAAAGGATAAATGACCCCATTATAAGCCCCAAGTAAAGAGAGGTTTAAATAGAAATCCAACTGTTTCATTTGAGGAGTCATCCTTCCTCCCTAGTGTTGTCTCCTGTTTTCGTTTCTGTTAtgttctgtttttgtttgttatgATCTGAGCTATGATGTGTTTATGTTTCCTACACCACCTTTTGCACTGCAAAGTAAatcaatttatgtgcataacctcCCCTTTATATGCCCAAATGACCAAAATGCAGCTGTTTTCACACTAAAGAGGGAGACATCGCCTTCTGAAATGATCCCTGTAGGCACCTGACTTCACAGGTGAGGAATGATGGGCCTACAGCTCCGTGAGTGGTCTGTGGTCTCcaggagattactactactactacttatcatttctaaagcgatactagacgtacacagcgctgtacacttgaacatgaagcgacagtccctgctcgacagagcttacaatctaattaggacagacaaacaggacaaacaagagataagggaatattaaagagagggtgataaaataagggaccTGAACAAGTGTCACCCTTCAAATCTGTACCCACA is drawn from Microcaecilia unicolor chromosome 14, aMicUni1.1, whole genome shotgun sequence and contains these coding sequences:
- the LOC115458233 gene encoding olfactory receptor 2B6-like — its product is MDVENMTTQREFIILGLSDNPALQLPLFLVFLAIYLITVLGNLVIITVTCVDPRLHTPMYFFLSNLSLTDICCTTIITPKLLEIFLSGNKTISFAGCMTQLFSFMGSVSSEAFLLTTMAYDRYVSICHPLHYSLMMNQRLSVVLAAISWITGFLNSVAFTVSVSRLSFCDSHEIDHFFCELIPLLKLSCTEISGPEIILFVDAMLTAVPTFLVTLTSYTYIISAILKIRSKEGKRKAFSTCSSHLTVISVYYLSLLSIYLRPTSTYSQGQGKIMSVVYTTVTPMLNPLIYSLRNKEVKNALRKIVSSLSSKKI
- the LOC115458234 gene encoding olfactory receptor 5B21-like — translated: MRTKDPGDVENITAVTEFIILGLSDNPDLQVPLFLIFLLIYLITLLGNLAIVIATCIDPRLHTPMYFFLSHLSFTDICCTSNIVPKLLVIFLAGEKTISYSGCIMQLFFFMGFACTECFLLTAMAYDRYVAVCHPLHYLLIMNQKVYVLLAAASWTGGFLTSVTIMVSVICLSFCASNEINHIFCELMPLLKLSCTDTASAETVLFIAAALTSVPASLVTLTSYTFIISAILRIRSAEGKRKAFSTCSSHLTVISVFYLSIFCVYLRPNSTYSLQQGKILSVVYTTVTPMLNPLIYSLRNKDVKNALRKVIGR